Proteins encoded by one window of Mesorhizobium sp. INR15:
- a CDS encoding phage tail protein has product MGGKSDNKIEIHEYTMSLHVGVCAAGEGLSLIAMKYGDKEFWRGNQVDQAVLPIDKTDLFGGSKKEGGVKGLLWWLPGKSNQVMPETLAKKLGLTSVTCPGFRGLGSIFLTGTKGATEPSSPPWWSGGILNALMGWPGNNNAGFYLGANNPYLRAISVRVRRPSIGLNPAIALIRIPDDSNGNQQFASNAVHMIYEALTNTDWGMGELPGAIDKASFESAAQTIYDEQFGLNMIWTRQSEVGKFIGEIDTHIQAAVFVNPATGKHTIKLLRADYDFDALPIIDPSNAKLSSFKRKTWGEISNEVVVTYTNAETGQDATVTSQDLAGIAAEGGVVSTSQNYYGVPHEALAIRLADRDLATMVNPIATCEATVTREFWKTVSSDVVKLSWPERNIEQIIFRVSEVSKDDNTVTLSLYEDIFGLDQASYLTPGDTGWVNPSQRPTPATVYQVGTAPAFMAAATLRLTDPSELTYPEVLSAVTVGADSDDDVNFDLVSNVTDVNGTPSQAALGTSAYRGTWAFIEAMVPEATTVLADLPGLRGAQPVAGDFILIGTGPDQYTEIATVQAVDGSGFHLNRGMLDTVPRNWPIGTHAFVIPAAAPLVDKTVRSAFEDASYWILTRTTGGLLDLTDAPQVNVTLSERPYLPNRPANVKVNGTGFGTVAGFGITELTVTWSNRNRILESTQAMKWGDANVAGEAGQTTKLVVTTLEGDPVVTYTGLSGTSKIIPLADLNGKKRLIITASAERASLQSLQAMKLSVALGASFSSGFNSGFN; this is encoded by the coding sequence ATGGGCGGTAAATCAGACAACAAAATTGAAATACATGAATACACGATGTCCCTGCATGTCGGCGTATGTGCAGCCGGCGAGGGCCTGAGCCTTATCGCCATGAAATACGGCGACAAAGAATTCTGGCGCGGCAACCAGGTCGATCAGGCGGTTCTGCCGATCGATAAAACGGACTTGTTCGGCGGCTCGAAGAAGGAAGGCGGCGTCAAGGGACTCCTATGGTGGCTGCCAGGCAAATCCAATCAGGTAATGCCCGAGACCCTGGCGAAGAAGCTTGGGCTTACGAGCGTGACGTGCCCTGGTTTCAGGGGGCTCGGTTCCATTTTCCTGACCGGGACGAAGGGCGCCACCGAGCCAAGCAGCCCGCCCTGGTGGTCGGGCGGCATCCTGAACGCACTTATGGGATGGCCCGGCAACAACAATGCCGGCTTCTACCTTGGCGCCAACAATCCATACCTGCGTGCCATTTCCGTTCGCGTTCGACGCCCATCCATCGGCCTGAATCCGGCCATCGCTCTGATCCGTATTCCTGATGATTCCAACGGCAATCAGCAGTTTGCATCGAACGCTGTCCATATGATCTACGAAGCTTTGACCAATACCGATTGGGGGATGGGCGAGCTTCCAGGGGCGATAGACAAAGCGTCGTTCGAATCTGCTGCACAGACAATCTACGACGAGCAGTTCGGCCTCAACATGATCTGGACCCGACAGAGCGAAGTCGGGAAGTTCATCGGCGAGATCGACACGCACATCCAAGCAGCGGTTTTCGTCAATCCGGCCACGGGCAAGCACACGATCAAGTTGCTGCGGGCCGACTACGATTTCGATGCGCTGCCGATCATCGATCCTAGCAACGCGAAGCTCTCCAGCTTCAAGCGCAAGACGTGGGGTGAGATTTCCAACGAAGTCGTCGTGACCTACACTAACGCCGAGACCGGTCAGGACGCCACGGTCACAAGCCAAGACCTTGCCGGCATCGCCGCCGAGGGCGGCGTCGTATCCACGTCGCAGAATTATTACGGCGTGCCACACGAAGCGCTCGCCATCCGACTGGCAGACCGCGATCTCGCGACCATGGTCAACCCAATCGCCACATGCGAGGCGACCGTCACCCGCGAGTTCTGGAAGACCGTCAGCAGCGACGTGGTGAAGCTATCGTGGCCGGAACGGAACATCGAACAAATCATCTTCCGAGTCTCCGAAGTTAGTAAGGACGACAACACCGTCACCCTGTCGCTTTACGAGGACATCTTCGGCCTCGATCAGGCAAGCTACCTGACGCCAGGCGACACTGGATGGGTGAACCCGTCGCAGCGACCGACGCCGGCAACGGTCTACCAGGTGGGCACCGCACCGGCTTTCATGGCGGCGGCCACCTTGCGTCTCACCGATCCGTCCGAGTTGACCTACCCGGAAGTTCTCAGCGCCGTCACCGTTGGCGCCGACAGCGACGATGACGTGAACTTTGACCTGGTGTCGAACGTCACCGATGTCAACGGCACGCCATCACAGGCGGCGCTCGGGACCAGTGCCTATCGCGGCACTTGGGCGTTCATCGAAGCTATGGTGCCGGAAGCAACCACCGTATTGGCTGATCTGCCCGGCCTGCGCGGCGCACAACCCGTTGCCGGCGACTTCATCCTGATCGGCACCGGGCCAGACCAATACACCGAGATCGCAACTGTGCAGGCCGTTGACGGTAGCGGCTTCCATCTAAATCGCGGGATGCTCGACACGGTTCCACGCAACTGGCCGATCGGCACCCACGCGTTCGTCATACCTGCTGCCGCCCCGTTGGTTGATAAAACGGTGCGATCGGCGTTCGAGGATGCGTCCTATTGGATTTTGACGCGGACAACGGGTGGACTTCTTGATCTCACCGACGCGCCGCAGGTCAATGTGACCTTGAGCGAGCGGCCCTATCTCCCGAACCGGCCAGCGAACGTCAAGGTCAATGGCACCGGCTTCGGCACAGTGGCTGGTTTCGGCATCACGGAACTGACCGTCACTTGGTCGAACCGCAACCGCATCCTGGAATCTACCCAGGCAATGAAGTGGGGCGACGCAAACGTTGCCGGTGAGGCCGGGCAGACCACAAAGCTTGTCGTGACCACGCTCGAAGGCGATCCGGTCGTCACCTACACGGGCCTGAGCGGCACGTCGAAGATCATTCCACTGGCTGATCTAAACGGCAAGAAGCGGCTGATCATCACCGCCAGTGCCGAGCGAGCCAGTCTCCAGTCTCTGCAAGCCATGAAGCTCTCCGTCGCCTTGGGGGCAAGTTTCAGCAGCGGCTTCAATTCCGGTTTTAACTAG